From Streptomyces sp. NBC_00683, one genomic window encodes:
- a CDS encoding polysaccharide pyruvyl transferase family protein — translation MTDEPSRKRRILLRSGKSPFDVASLEQSLHRDVFATNAGNLIFSDAAHKILTTPRAEVFSNGIRTDPSAAERINEEYDAFVVPLANAFRPTFERPLKRMTQLIKKLRIPVVVLGVGAQASLDYDASRLKPMEPTVREFVTEVLNRSASIGVRGEFTEQYLKDMGFRDVEVIGCPSMFLNGDTFRVEKRTEALTADSLVSVNGSHSAVRSHGLDAIIRQAHERYPHLRFVGQNLLEAQLLHWRETSNPIGAQASMPTHPSHPMYREGKVRLYVDPVTWIDELRAYDFSFGSRIHGNIAALLAGVPSTVLCSDSRTLELCRYFGIPHRKITETPKNIDPAELYAAADFGELVNGHKERFLRFTGFMERNGLENTFTHGDGGAAFDAQLGKLSFPPAVRPWIDSDPESLSGRFSWMQSRMEELTAQNTMLRSQLDRKSGQVSIKVQAGDGAAAWPSAYRRARRVVGRPVRKLLRPEQ, via the coding sequence GTGACAGATGAACCTTCCCGCAAGAGACGCATTCTTCTCAGATCGGGCAAAAGCCCCTTCGATGTGGCCTCGCTCGAACAGTCCCTCCACAGAGATGTCTTCGCGACCAACGCGGGCAACTTGATCTTCAGCGACGCGGCGCACAAGATTCTGACGACTCCGCGGGCAGAGGTCTTCTCCAACGGAATCCGTACGGACCCGTCGGCGGCCGAGCGCATAAACGAGGAGTACGACGCATTCGTCGTGCCTCTCGCGAACGCCTTCCGCCCGACCTTCGAGCGGCCGCTGAAGCGGATGACGCAGCTGATCAAGAAGCTGCGCATTCCCGTCGTCGTTCTGGGTGTCGGCGCGCAGGCCAGCCTCGACTACGACGCGTCCCGGCTGAAGCCGATGGAGCCGACCGTCAGGGAATTCGTCACAGAGGTGCTCAACCGCAGCGCGTCCATCGGTGTGCGTGGCGAGTTCACCGAGCAGTACCTCAAGGACATGGGATTCCGGGACGTCGAAGTCATCGGCTGCCCCTCCATGTTCCTGAACGGCGATACGTTCCGGGTCGAGAAGAGGACCGAGGCGCTGACCGCGGACTCTCTCGTCTCGGTGAACGGCTCACACAGCGCCGTACGCTCGCACGGCCTCGACGCCATCATCCGGCAGGCCCACGAGCGCTATCCGCATCTGCGGTTCGTCGGGCAGAACCTGCTCGAGGCGCAGCTGCTGCACTGGCGGGAGACGTCGAACCCGATCGGCGCCCAGGCCTCGATGCCGACCCACCCGTCCCACCCCATGTACCGCGAGGGCAAGGTCCGGCTCTACGTCGACCCGGTCACCTGGATCGACGAACTGCGCGCGTACGACTTCTCGTTCGGCTCCCGCATCCACGGCAACATCGCGGCGCTGCTGGCCGGTGTGCCGAGCACCGTGCTCTGCAGCGACTCCCGCACCCTCGAGCTGTGCAGGTACTTCGGCATCCCGCACCGCAAGATCACCGAGACCCCCAAGAACATCGACCCGGCCGAGCTGTACGCGGCGGCCGATTTCGGTGAGCTCGTGAACGGGCACAAGGAACGCTTCCTCCGCTTCACCGGATTCATGGAGAGGAACGGCCTGGAGAACACGTTCACCCATGGCGACGGCGGCGCGGCATTCGACGCGCAGCTGGGCAAGCTCTCCTTCCCGCCCGCCGTGCGCCCCTGGATCGACAGTGACCCGGAGTCGCTGAGCGGCCGGTTCAGCTGGATGCAGAGCCGCATGGAGGAACTCACCGCGCAGAACACCATGTTGAGGAGCCAGCTCGACAGGAAGAGCGGTCAGGTCAGCATCAAGGTGCAGGCGGGTGACGGTGCGGCCGCCTGGCCGTCGGCCTACCGGCGCGCCCGCCGCGTGGTGGGCCGTCCGGTCAGGAAGCTGCTGCGCCCCGAGCAGTAG
- the proB gene encoding glutamate 5-kinase produces the protein MTDACRIVVKVGSSSLTTASGGLDADRVDALVDVLAKVRSGGEREIVLVSSGAIAAGLAPLGLVRRPKDLARQQAAASVGQGLLVARYTASFARYGVRVGQVLLTADDTSRRAHYRNAYSTLDQLLEMGAFPVVNENDTVATDEIRFGDNDRLAALVAHLVHADLLVLLSDVDGLYDGDPSTPGTSRIAEVSGPADLEGITIGSAGKAGVGTGGMVTKVEAAQIATAAGVPVVLTSASRVADALAGRDTGTYFHRTGRRSADRLLWLAHASTPLGALTLDDGAVEAVVERRTSLLPAGISAVEGEFSAGDPVELRDAAGRAVARGLVNFDAKEIPQLLGRSTRDLARELGPSYEREVVHRDDLVVLAPRRTP, from the coding sequence GTGACCGACGCCTGCAGGATCGTGGTCAAGGTCGGATCCTCCTCGCTCACCACGGCGTCGGGCGGCCTCGACGCCGACCGGGTCGATGCCCTCGTCGACGTACTCGCCAAGGTCAGGAGCGGCGGGGAGCGCGAGATCGTCCTGGTCTCCAGCGGAGCGATCGCGGCCGGACTCGCCCCCCTCGGACTCGTCCGCAGACCCAAGGACCTGGCCCGCCAGCAGGCCGCCGCCAGCGTCGGGCAGGGCCTGCTCGTCGCCCGGTACACGGCGTCCTTCGCCCGCTACGGCGTACGCGTCGGCCAGGTGCTCCTCACCGCCGACGACACGAGTCGGCGCGCCCACTACCGCAACGCGTACAGCACGCTCGACCAGCTCCTGGAGATGGGCGCGTTCCCCGTCGTCAACGAGAACGACACCGTTGCCACCGACGAGATCCGGTTCGGCGACAACGACCGGCTCGCCGCGCTCGTCGCCCATCTCGTCCATGCCGACCTCCTCGTCCTCCTCTCGGACGTGGACGGTCTCTACGACGGCGACCCCAGTACCCCCGGCACCTCCCGCATCGCCGAGGTGAGCGGCCCCGCGGATCTGGAAGGCATCACGATCGGCAGCGCGGGCAAGGCCGGCGTCGGCACCGGAGGCATGGTCACCAAGGTCGAGGCCGCGCAGATCGCCACCGCCGCCGGAGTCCCCGTCGTCCTCACCTCCGCGAGCCGGGTCGCGGACGCCCTCGCGGGCCGCGACACCGGTACGTACTTCCACCGCACCGGGCGCCGTTCGGCCGACCGGCTGCTCTGGCTGGCCCACGCGTCGACCCCGCTGGGCGCGCTGACCCTGGACGACGGAGCGGTCGAGGCCGTTGTCGAGCGCCGTACCTCTCTGCTGCCGGCCGGAATCTCCGCAGTCGAGGGCGAGTTCTCCGCAGGGGACCCGGTGGAGCTGCGCGACGCCGCCGGCCGGGCCGTCGCCCGGGGGCTCGTCAACTTCGACGCCAAGGAGATCCCCCAGCTGCTCGGCCGCTCCACCCGCGACCTGGCACGGGAGCTCGGCCCCTCGTACGAGCGCGAGGTCGTACACAGGGACGATCTCGTCGTCCTCGCGCCCCGCCGCACCCCCTGA